One window from the genome of Pungitius pungitius chromosome 14, fPunPun2.1, whole genome shotgun sequence encodes:
- the fhl5 gene encoding four and a half LIM domains protein 5 has translation MSISERFDCHYCKDSLLGKKYIMKEDKQYCTKCYENLFANNCEGCSLAIGCNCKDLSHKDRHWHEECFKCAKCSRSLVEKAFAAKDDLLLCTECHAHDYSSKCTTCKKTVMPGSRKMEYKGNSWHETCFLCHRCQQPIGTKSFIPKDTGYFCVPCFEKQFAYQCCTCKKAITTGGVTYQDKPWHRECFLCISCRKQLSGQRFTSKENYPYCLECFSNLYAKKCVGCTKPITSLAGAKYISFEERQWHSECFTCIQCSVSLVGRGFLTERDNILCTDCGREK, from the exons aTGTCCATCAGCGAGCGATTCGACTGTCATTACTGCAAAGACTCCCTGCTGGGGAAGAAGTACATAATGAAAGAGGACAAACAGTACTGCACCAAGTGCTATGAGAACCTGTTTGCTAATAACTGCGAGGGCTGCTCTTTAGCAATTGGCTGCAACTGCAAG GACTTGTCTCATAAGGATCGCCACTGGCACGAGGAGTGTTTCAAGTGTGCAAAGTGCAGCCGCTCTTTGGTGGAAAAGGCCTTTGCCGCCAAGGATGATCTGTTACTTTGCACCGAATGCCACGCCCACGATTATTCCTCCAAGTGCACCACTTGCAAGAAAACCGTCATGCCAG GATCCCGCAAAATGGAATACAAGGGGAACAGCTGGCATGAGACCTGCTTCCTGTGCCACCGCTGCCAGCAGCCAATAGGAACCAAGTCCTTCATCCCAAAAGACACCGGCTACTTCTGTGTGCCCTGCTTCGAGAAGCAGTTTGCCTACCAGTGCTGTACTTGTAAGAAG GCCATCACAACGGGTGGAGTTACCTACCAAGACAAGCCTTGGCACCGCGAGTGCTTTCTATGCATCAGCTGCAGGAAGCAGCTTTCGGGTCAGCGCTTCACCTCCAAGGAAAACTACCCGTACTGCCTCGAATGCTTCAGCAACCTGTATGCAAAGAAGTGTGTGGGCTGCACCAAGCCCATCACCA GTCTGGCAGGGGCCAAGTACATCTCCTTTGAGGAACGCCAGTGGCACAGCGAGTGTTTCACGTGCATTCAGTGCTCCGTGTCGCTGGTTGGACGCGGCTTCCTCACCGAGCGCGACAACATCTTGTGCACCGACTGCGGCAGAGAGAAGTGA
- the fut9a gene encoding 4-galactosyl-N-acetylglucosaminide 3-alpha-L-fucosyltransferase 9, giving the protein MPSAPFHRILRPLLLGTFVLGCFVTLFLMYFKPSTSWLSGPVESTVSTDRVKNLFSTKSDKNVTTVLIWLWPFGQTYDLGVCSSLFNIEGCFITADRNFYNKSDGVVIHHRDICTDLSNLPPLQRPSFQKWVWMNLESPSHSSQLPGIENMFNLTLNYRQDADIEVPYGSIVAAEGEEDFVAPSKNKLICWIVSNWNQDHVRVKYYNELYKHIEVHAYGQAFGEYISDQDYFPTIASCKFYLAFENSIHKDYITEKLYNPLSVGSVPVVLGPPRQNYENFIQGDAFIHVDDFTSPKELAEYLLLLDKNEEMYLRYFEWRRHFKVKKAYFWAEHTCLACDYLRRHKEYKSFNNLDKWYWGG; this is encoded by the coding sequence ATGCCATCTGCACCTTTTCACAGAATCCTACGACCCCTTCTGCTCGGCACGTTCGTACTGGGATGCTTTGTGACTCTgtttttgatgtattttaaacCATCCACCAGCTGGTTATCAGGCCCTGTAGAGTCAACAGTATCCACAGACCGGGTGAAGAACCTCTTCTCCACCAAGAGTGATAAAAACGTGACCACGGTGCTGATCTGGCTCTGGCCGTTCGGACAGACCTATGACCTGGGCGTGTGCAGCTCTCTCTTCAACATCGAAGGCTGCTTCATCACAGCGGACCGGAACTTCTACAACAAGTCGGATGGGGTCGTCATCCATCACCGAGACATCTGCACGGACTTGTCCAACCTGCCGCCGCTCCAGCGACCGTCCTTCCAGAAGTGGGTATGGATGAACCTGGAGTCTCCGTCgcactcctcccagctgccTGGGATTGAAAACATGTTCAATCTTACTCTCAATTACCGTCAGGATGCTGACATTGAAGTGCCTTATGGGTCAATTGTAGCAgcggagggcgaggaggactTTGTCGCACCCAGCAAAAACAAGCTCATCTGCTGGATTGTGAGCAACTGGAACCAGGACCACGTGCGGGTGAAGTACTACAATGAGTTGTACAAACACATCGAGGTGCATGCGTATGGACAAGCCTTCGGGGAGTACATCTCGGACCAAGACTACTTTCCCACCATCGCCAGCTGCAAGTTCTACCTGGCTTTTGAGAACTCCATTCACAAGGACTACATCACTGAAAAACTGTACAACCCGCTGTCTGTGGGTTCAGTGCCAGTGGTTCTCGGACCGCCCAGGCAAAACTACGAGAACTTTATCCAGGGAGACGCCTTCATCCACGTGGACGACTTCACTTCGCCCAAGGAGCTGGCCGAATACCTGCTGCTCTTGGACAAGAACGAGGAAATGTACCTCAGGTACTTTGAATGGAGGCGGCACTTTAAAGTGAAGAAGGCCTATTTCTGGGCAGAGCACACATGCCTGGCTTGTGATTACCTGCGTAGGCACAAGGAATACAAGTCCTTCAATAACCTGGACAAGTGGTACTGGGGCGGATAG